One genomic segment of Hordeum vulgare subsp. vulgare chromosome 2H, MorexV3_pseudomolecules_assembly, whole genome shotgun sequence includes these proteins:
- the LOC123425512 gene encoding uncharacterized protein LOC123425512, whose translation MRHCYRTNYNGAPLGGAPLLTRTARRRRLWVFSVESPTHPDRACSAPPSRTSPRPPPLTHHRRRRHGGRRRGVHGRRGDLREDHPRGGVRGLDRLLRPPEQPPRHPGGRGQGGEGRAAEHEGAQGQLHPGVLRRREVRRPARLGWLCARPRRHPRHGGGRPQVRHTASQTLLCSRIYLLFLARQGAMAKVYKERLVKQCKVLSLDSCCYLLLIMLSDNYEVWLLSLRS comes from the exons atgcgccattgctatcgaaCAAACTATAATGGCGCACCCCtcgggggtgcgccattgctaacccgcactgctcggcggcggcggctttgggtcttctcagtagAGTCACCAACCCACCCAGACCGTGCGTGCTCCGCTCCTCCCTCACGCACCTCACCGCGGCCACCTCCTCTCACCCACCACCGTCGGCGGCGCCATGGAGGTCGGCGGCGAGGAGTTCACGGTCGCCGTGGTGATCTCCGCGAAGACCACCCTCGGGGAGGAGTTCGAGGGCTAGATCGTCTCCTTCGACCGCCCGAGCAACCTCCTCGTCATCC AGGAGGGCGTGGGCAGGGCGGAGAGGGGCGAGCGGCGGAACATGAGGGTGCTCAAGGCCAACTACATCCAGGAGTTCTCCGTCGTCGGGAAGTACGACGACCCGCTCGACTAGGCTGGCTGTGTGCTCGACCTCGCCGCCATCCACGCCACGGAGGAGGCCGCCCTCAAGTGCGTCATACTGCATCCCAAACCCTTTTG TGCAGCCGCATCTATCTTCTTTTTTTGGCAAGACAAGGCGCCATGGCCAAGGTATACAAAGAAAGACTAGTCAAACAGTGCAAGGTTCTCTCTCTTGActcttgctgttacttgttgctgatAATGCTCAGTGATAATTATGAAGTATGGCTACTATCCCTACGATCTTGA